The following coding sequences are from one Tachysurus vachellii isolate PV-2020 chromosome 7, HZAU_Pvac_v1, whole genome shotgun sequence window:
- the LOC132848108 gene encoding uncharacterized protein K02A2.6-like, translated as MKVISKTEKSEWASPIVTVPKADKTIRVCGDYKVSINRCMEEQTYPLPNAEDLFATLAGGTLFSKLDLSHAYQQLMLDEESEKYLTVNTHKGLYRFHRLSYGVSSAPAIFQSVMDQILLGLDHVTCFLDDILITASSEEMHLKRLDEVLTRLEKHGVRVKLSKCKFFQSSVEYLGHRIDQDGLHPTNEKVAAINKAPEPKNVTELKSFLGLLNYYSRFLPNSSTILRPLHSLLRKEAKWVWTFECAKAFEDAKQLLQKNNVLVHYDTRLPLRIACDASPYRVGAVISHVMKNGEERPVAFASRTLTEAEGKYAQIEKEALAIIFGVKKFHKYLYGRKFTLITDHKPLLTILGPKSAVPTLAALRMQRWALILMAYSYDIEYRRSADHANADALSRLPSASLDNTGEEGGIFYFSHVEELPVSAKDIESATLKDPTLNKVWSYTMNGWPSYVQEEALRPYFIRRQELSVEQGCVLWGQRVILLDDLHQVHPGICRIKALARSSMWWPGCDGNIEELVKGCSICQAVQKMPAVAPLHHWRWPERVWQRIHIDFAEKDKQYFLVVIDSHSKWLEVFPVSSTTSHKTIEVLRSLFSAYGLPEELVSDNGPQLVSREFTQFLERNGIKHTAVPAYHPASNGAAERSVQILKRALTKDVLEAEKKAPLPLSHRLANFLLMYRSTPHTVTGRTPAELFLKRQIRTRFSLLKPMLARRMEEKQATQKRHHDCGGSSLRFFQEGEAVRVRNFRGGVDKWNRAKVLKRLGAVTYLVQEGQRQRTVHVDHMLPGRGNVGTLPQSLPSPVVENEPQVTMDCACPAVLPSAPVTLISPTVLSKPTEQVVEAPSPTANKKSPEKRRYPERVRIPPKKLNL; from the coding sequence ATGAAAGTGATTTCAAAGACTGAGAAAAGTGAGTGGGCCTCTCCGATTGTCACTGTACCAAAGGCAGATAAAACAATTAGGGTTTGTGGCGACTACAAGGTCAGTATTAATCGGTGTATGGAAGAGCAGACATACCCACTACCTAACGCCGAAGATTTGTTTGCTACTTTAGCAGGAGGAACATTGTTCAGCAAGCTTGACCTCTCTCATGCCTACCAGCAGTTGATGTTAGACGAAGAGTCAGAGAAATATCTGACCGTTAACACCCATAAGGGCTTGTACAGATTTCATCGCCTCAGCTATGGGGTTTCCAGCGCACCTGCGATTTTTCAGTCTGTTATGGACCAGATTTTACTAGGACTGGATCATGTGACATGTTTTTTGGATGATATTCTCATCACTGCGTCATCTGaggaaatgcatttaaaaagactGGATGAAGTGCTCACACGTCTGGAAAAACACGGTGTCCGGGTGAAACTGTCTAAATGTAAGTTTTTTCAGAGCAGTGTGGAGTATCTGGGACATCGCATCGACCAGGATGGTCTGCACCCCACTAATGAAAAGGTAGCAGCCATAAACAAAGCGCCGGAGCCAAAAAATGTCACTGAGCTGAAGTCTTTCTTAGGTCTTCTTAACTATTACAGCCGTTTCCTGCCAAACTCCTCCACCATCCTCCGCCCTCTACACAGCCTGCTGAGAAAAGAGGCAAAGTGGGTTTGGACCTTTGAGTGTGCTAAGGCATTTGAAGATGCAAAGCAGctattacagaaaaataatgtgtTGGTGCATTACGACACACGTTTGCCACTCCGGATTGCGTGTGATGCGTCACCCTATAGAGTAGGGGCGGTGATTTCTCATGTCATGAAGAATGGAGAGGAACGGCCTGTGGCTTTTGCATCAAGGACATTAACGGAGGCTGAAGGGAAATATGCCCAAATTGAAAAGGAGGCCCTTGCCATCATTTTTGGAGTAAAGAAATTCCACAAATATCTATATGGGAGGAAATTCACACTCATTACAGATCACAAACCACTGTTAACTATACTGGGACCAAAGTCAGCGGTTCCAACTTTAGCGGCATTAAGGATGCAACGCTGGGCTCTCATCCTTATGGCATACAGTTATGATATTGAGTACAGAAGATCAGCTGATCATGCTAACGCTGATGCTTTGTCTCGCCTACCCAGTGCCTCATTAGACAACACAGGAGAAGAGGGAGGTATTTTCTACTTCTCACACGTGGAGGAACTACCAGTGAGTGCAAAAGACATTGAGAGTGCTACTTTAAAAGATCCTACACTGAACAAAGTGTGGAGCTACACAATGAATGGATGGCCAAGTTATGTTCAGGAGGAAGCACTACGGCCTTATTTCATACGTAGGCAGGAGTTGTCAGTGGAACAAGGTTGCGTTCTTTGGGGCCAGCGAGTCATCTTACTGGACGACCTTCATCAGGTGCACCCAGGTATCTGCCGCATAAAAGCTCTCGCTCGCAGTTCCATGTGGTGGCCTGGCTGTGATGGGAATATTGAGGAGCTCGTGAAAGGTTGCTCTATATGTCAAGCTGTTCAGAAAATGCCAGCAGTCGCACCACTGCACCACTGGAGATGGCCGGAAAGAGTATGGCAGAGAATTCATATTGATTTTGCTGAAAAGGACAAGCAGTATTTTTTGGTGGTCATTGATAGTCATTCAAAGTGGTTAGAAGTGTTTCCTGTGTCCTCTACCACCTCTCACAAAACCATTGAAGTGCTGCGAAGCCTGTTCTCTGCGTATGGACTGCCAGAGGAGCTGGTATCTGATAATGGTCCACAGCTGGTGTCGAGGGAGTTTACACAGTTCCTGGAGAGAAACGGTAtcaaacacactgctgttcCTGCATATCATCCTGCATCGAATGGAGCTGCAGAGAGGTCGGTGCAGATTTTGAAACGTGCACTTACAAAGGATGTGTTGGAGGCGGAGAAAAAGGCTCCTTTGCCACTCAGTCATAGACTGGCAAATTTCCTGCTCATGTACCGCAGTACACCCCACACCGTGACGGGACGTACACCGGCTGAGTTATTTCTGAAACGCCAGATACGAACCCGCTTCAGTTTGCTTAAGCCCATGCTTGCCAGACGGATGGAAGAGAAACAAGCCACTCAGAAACGTCATCATGACTGTGGTGGCTCATCTCTTCGTTTCTTTCAGGAAGGGGAAGCGGTCCGCGTCCGGAATTTCAGGGGAGGAGTGGACAAATGGAATCGGGCAAAAGTACTAAAAAGACTGGGAGCTGTCACATATTTGGTACAAGAGGGTCAGAGGCAACGCACAGTGCATGTCGACCACATGTTGCCCGGGCGAGGAAATGTGGGTACACTTCCACAAAGCTTGCCCTCACCAGTGGTGGAAAATGAGCCGCAGGTAACTATGGACTGTGCTTGTCCAGCTGTTTTGCCCAGTGCACCGGTGACACTAATATCACCTACTGTTCTCTCTAAACCAACCGAACAGGTGGTCGAAGCGCCATCCCCCACAGCAAACAAAAAGTCACCTGAGAAACGGAGGTACCCAGAGCGGGTCCGCATACCACCTAAAAAACTGAATCTATGA